The proteins below come from a single Diadema setosum chromosome 21, eeDiaSeto1, whole genome shotgun sequence genomic window:
- the LOC140244355 gene encoding DNA excision repair protein ERCC-5 homolog — protein sequence MGVQGLWKLLESTGRPINLESLEGKVLAVDVSIWLNQAVLGGYSNSPANPHLQVLFSRICKLLFYRIKPVFVFDGTPPQIKRQTLAARRQRKQLAAAQSENTSEKIIKNFLKSHAVKAVMEQNGEGTSKREPKLRLPRRRDDDDMFELPPMPSTSQGANGIEGDDESDDDGIAQAVAQYQAEQAESYQDLRLVDVESESFLSLPVEVQHELITEMQESSKRNSWSRMHQLPQQSGDFSRYQVDRLIKKSKLSVRLEDLRKEMKSRMSSSMAALLDAEAQRSQVDAGRVASEDAQHYILMKMGKEDEKEEEEDDGALEASVVAYRQRAGFSTSLDIQMEKAMRKRSSAAVERDGSSSSRERDAEVVDTDESAPPRKQMKTESADGNASLREEEIEEGSEKLEDEIQDKRRLIEELLKKVSSNADNTRLAAKNQETSSAKAPQRTPNVGKEESLGNRDAVPDSLPERQREIKNSNEIIVLRNDSPKDFKQDQGGSAIDVDLTNDANNETCVGNTENEAVAMETDDATAVDLASNKYKSQSKSNQRTVPEKDRTPEVLNLSDDDDENEQTMLQSNVISSPMKLKEKEEEEVEEVEIVEELVVKEEDTCAAKEDFPKAEGDEDEFRRDNASVEAVNQDLENERLALEKERRKQQKKATSVTDAMYADSKELLQCFGIPYIVSPQEAEAQCAYLDLTNQTQGTITEDSDVWLFGGRRVYKHFFSKSRDPEFFKLGDIERHLLLTRDKLINLAYLMGSDYTLGIPGAGHVTAMEVLSEFKGQGLDSLQTFKSWWDDVQGQLMPTIETPVKGKLRKLTLPEDFPNPRVADAYLSPMVDESEDPFEWGVPDLDLIREFARERMGWQKSKVDETLLPVLKRLNEKQAQTKITSFFIGGHGGLRKKIASKRMQQVLRQMGRTDSKDDRETKDQEEKVTQKIKRTKKKTKKRLLKGSKVDATSKRRKVRLDERDKFKKGEDKDSGILSNRDSVESDSETDEKDKAYQRGDISEEKFIIEGNSNVVSTRRGRARAQVNYDEGSDVDDDIPDEALIAIADKFENPHSNHFTSELRNSGVQRRVVKHAKVPQTEDDAVTGSRWKKLPEIGQRGRPRGKGKGQKDGVRSKKGKALLKKGPVVPAGPNLSSSGSDSD from the exons ATGGGAGTTCAAGGATTATGGAAGCTCCTCGAGTCAACGGGGAGGCCTATTAATTTGGAGTCATTGGAAGGCAAAGTCTTGGCAGTCG ATGTCAGCATCTGGCTGAATCAAGCAGTGTTGGGTGGCTACAGCAACAGTCCTGCTAACCCCCACCTTCAAGTCCTGTTCAGTCGTATATGCAAGTTGCTCTTCTATCGCATCAAACCAGTTTTTGTCTTCGATGGAACCCCTCCACAGATTAAGAGGCAGACACTG GCTGCAAGACGGCAAAGGAAGCAGCTTGCCGCAGCCCAGTCTGAAAATACTTCTGAGAAGATCATCAAGAATTTCCTCAAAAGCCATGCAGTCAAAGCTGTGATGGAACAGAATGG GGAAGGAACATCCAAACGGGAACCAAAGTTGAGGTTGCCAAGGCGTCGGGACGATGATGACATGTTTGAGTTACCACCAATGCCCTCTACCAGCCAAGGAGCAAATGG CATCGAGGGTGACGATGAAAGCGATGATGACGGTATTGCACAGGCAGTCGCCCAGTATCAGGCGGAGCAGGCAGAATCGTACCAAGACCTGCGGCTGGTGGACGTGGAGTCCGAGTCCTTCCTGTCCCTGCCCGTCGAGGTCCAACACGAACTCATTACCGAGATGCAAGAGTCGTCCAAGAGAAACTCCTGGTCAAGAATGCACCAGCTGCCCCAG CAATCCGGTGACTTCTCCCGCTACCAGGTGGACAGACTGATCAAGAAGAGCAAGCTGAGTGTGAGGCTGGAGGACCTCCGGAAGGAGATGAAGAGCAGGATGTCATCGTCGATGGCAGCCCTGCTGGATGCAGAGGCCCAGAGGAGCCAG GTTGATGCTGGAAGAGTGGCATCAGAAGACGCCCAGCATTACATCCTGATGAAGATGGGCAAAGAGGatgagaaagaggaggaagaggatgacGGGGCGCTGGAGGCGTCTGTCGTCGCCTACAGACAGAGGGCGGGCTTTTCCACCAGTCTGGATATTCAGATGGAGAAGGCGATGAGGAAGAGAAGCTCTGCGGCTGTGGAGAGAGACGGTTCTTCGTCTTCTAGAGAAAGGGATGCAGAAGTTGTGGACACAGATGAGTCGGCTCCACCAAGGAAACAGATGAAAACAGAGTCTGCAGATGGGAATGCATCCTTGAGGGAAGAGGAGATTGAGGAGGGGAGTGAGAAGTTGGAGGATGAAATCCAGGATAAGAGGAGATTGATTGAAGAACTTCTCAAGAAGGTCTCTTCCAATGCTGATAACACCAGACTTGCAGCAAAGAATCAAGAGACATCCTCAGCGAAAGCCCCTCAGCGAACTCCCAATGTCGGCAAGGAAGAGTCACTAGGAAACAGAGACGCTGTGCCTGACAGTTTGCCAGAACGCCAACGTGAAATAaagaattcaaatgaaataatcgTGCTCAGGAATGATTCACCCAAAGACTTCAAACAAGATCAAGGCGGTAGTGCAATAGATGTTGACCTTACTAATGATGCTAATAATGAAACTTGTGTTGGTAACACAGAAAATGAggctgttgctatggaaacAGATGATGCAACTGCTGTCGACCTTGCAAGCAATAAATATAAGTCTCAAAGCAAATCCAACCAAAGAACTGTACCGGAGAAAGACAGAACCCCAGAAGTACTCAATttaagtgatgatgatgatgaaaatgagcAAACCATGTTGCAGAGCAATGTTATCTCCTCACCAATGAAGCtaaaagaaaaggaggaggaggaggttgaGGAGGTGGAGATAGTGGAGGAACTGGTGGTCAAGGAGGAAGATACTTGTGCTGCAAAAGAAGACTTCCCAAAAGCAGAAGGTGATGAGGATGAATTTAGGAGAGATAAT GCCAGTGTTGAAGCAGTGAATCAGGATCTGGAGAATGAAAGACTCGCcctagagaaagagagaaggaagcAGCAGAAGAAGGCCACTTCTGTGACAGATGCCATGTATGCTGACAGCAAG GAACTACTCCAGTGTTTTGGCATTCCATACATCGTCAGCCCCCAGGAAGCCGAGGCCCAGTGTGCCTATCTGGATCTgaccaatcagacgcaagggaCCATCACCGAAGACAGTGACGTCTGGCTGTTTGGCGGCCGACGGGTCTACAAGCACTTCTTCTCCAAGAGCCGAGACCCAGAGTTCTTCAAGCTTGGTGACATTGAGAGACATCTAT TGCTGACCCGTGACAAGCTGATCAACCTCGCTTACTTGATGGGGAGTGACTACACCCTCGGCATTCCAGGGGCAGGTCATGTGACAGCCATGGAGGTGCTCAgtgagttcaaaggtcaaggattGGACTCCTTGCAGACATTCAA GTCGTGGTGGGATGATGTCCAGGGCCAGCTGATGCCCACCATCGAGACTCCGGTGAAGGGCAAGCTGCGTAAGCTAACCCTGCCAGAGGATTTCCCCAACCCCCGTGTAGCTGACGCCTACCTCTCCCCAATGGTGGACGAGTCGGAGGACCCCTTTGAGTGGGGTGTACCAGATCTTGACCTCATCAGGGA GTTTGCCCGCGAGCGGATGGGATGGCAGAAGTCAAAGGTTGATGAGACCCTGCTACCGGTGTTGAAAAGACTCAACGAGAAGCAG GCCCAAACAAAGATTACAAGTTTTTTCATTGGTGGCCATGGCGGACTCCGTAAGAAGATCGCAAGCAAGCGTATGCAGCAGGTGCTTCGACAGATGGGACGGACAGACAGCAAAGATGACAGAGAGACGAAGGATCAAGAGGAGAAGGTGACACAGAAGATCAAAAGGACTAAGAAAAAGACTAAGAAGAGACTGTTGAAGGGAAGCAAAGTTGATGCTACTTCGAAGAGGAGAAAAGTAAGATTGGATGAAAGAGACAAATTTAAAAAGGGTGAAGACAAAGATTCAGGAATTTTGTCAAATAGAGACAGCGTTGAGAGTGACAGTGAGACTGATGAAAAAGATAAGGCATATCAGAGGGGTGACATATCGGAAGAAAAGTTTATCATTGAGGGAAATTCTAATGTGGTATCAACCAGGAGAGGCAGAGCGAGGGCTCAAGTGAATTACGATGAAGGTTCCGACGTGGACGACGACATTCCCGACGAGGCCCTCATCGCCATCGCGGACAAGTTTGAGAACCCGCACAGCAACCACTTCACGAGTGAGCTCAGGAATAGCGGGGTGCAACGTAGGGTCGTGAAGCATGCCAAGGTCCCGCAGACAGAAGATGATGCTGTGACTGGTAGCAGGTGGAAGAAGCTGCCAGAGATCGGGCAGAGGGGGAGACCGagagggaaggggaaggggcAAAAGGACGGTGTAAGGTCCAAGAAGGGTAAAGCCTTGCTGAAGAAGGGACCAGTAGTTCCTGCGGGACCCAACCTCTCTTCCAGCGGGAGTGACTCTGACTGA